In Thermobaculum terrenum ATCC BAA-798, one genomic interval encodes:
- a CDS encoding ABC transporter substrate-binding protein — MLRVFVCCPGGEEDLKIRDRINRAFEARHPGVTVKQETLPAGTNYFEKLQTMIAAGNPPDVFDMWEGYVQPYAQAGQLLDLDPYLQSDPTISKADFDPRILEVNSWNGKVYSLPIEYVPYPAALFYNKDLFARAGVKPPDSSWDWRDVLEAARRLTVTQGGKVTQWGIAFDYSFYPTWLYWIWANGADVFNKDQTACALTDPKATQAIQFWADMLTRYKVAPTATTLKMLGGPANAFKTGKVAMYLGAGWEPSGFDQNPRLRYGFALVPKGLTGQRATYLMNLTWAISPQSKMQRTAWEYVKYFATEGEKLRLEVISSVPSYKPLYSQWLTPEKEKKGYGIYIEEAKYAHIPGAGAKWDKISTIIQSELDLVFSGREQASQATAKVCPRVNAELQRR, encoded by the coding sequence GTGCTGCGGGTGTTCGTGTGCTGCCCCGGCGGTGAGGAGGACCTGAAGATCCGGGACAGGATCAACCGCGCCTTCGAGGCGCGGCATCCGGGGGTCACGGTCAAGCAGGAGACGCTGCCGGCCGGCACCAACTACTTCGAGAAGCTGCAGACCATGATCGCGGCGGGCAACCCTCCGGACGTCTTCGATATGTGGGAGGGCTACGTCCAGCCGTACGCGCAGGCCGGCCAGCTCCTGGATCTGGATCCCTACCTGCAGTCCGACCCGACCATAAGCAAGGCGGACTTCGACCCCCGCATACTGGAGGTCAACAGCTGGAACGGCAAGGTCTACTCGCTGCCGATCGAGTACGTGCCCTATCCCGCGGCCCTCTTCTACAACAAGGACCTGTTCGCCAGGGCGGGGGTAAAACCCCCGGACAGCTCCTGGGACTGGCGAGACGTGCTGGAGGCGGCCAGGCGCCTGACCGTGACCCAGGGGGGCAAGGTCACCCAGTGGGGGATAGCCTTCGACTACAGCTTCTACCCCACCTGGCTGTACTGGATCTGGGCCAACGGGGCCGACGTCTTCAACAAGGATCAGACCGCGTGCGCGCTCACGGACCCCAAGGCCACCCAGGCGATCCAGTTCTGGGCCGATATGCTGACCAGGTACAAGGTGGCCCCGACGGCGACCACGCTGAAGATGCTGGGCGGGCCCGCCAACGCGTTCAAGACGGGGAAGGTGGCGATGTACCTCGGGGCCGGATGGGAGCCGTCCGGCTTCGACCAGAACCCCAGGCTCAGGTACGGCTTCGCGCTCGTGCCCAAGGGGCTCACCGGGCAGCGGGCCACCTACCTCATGAACCTCACCTGGGCCATCTCGCCCCAGTCGAAGATGCAGCGCACGGCGTGGGAGTACGTCAAGTACTTCGCCACGGAGGGGGAGAAGCTCCGGCTGGAAGTGATCTCCTCCGTGCCCTCCTACAAGCCCCTCTATTCCCAGTGGCTCACGCCCGAGAAGGAGAAGAAGGGCTACGGGATCTACATCGAGGAGGCCAAGTACGCCCACATCCCCGGGGCGGGGGCGAAGTGGGACAAGATCTCGACGATCATCCAGTCCGAGCTGGACCTGGTGTTCTCCGGGCGGGAGCAGGCCTCCCAGGCAACGGCCAAGGTCTGCCCGCGGGTGAACGCCGAGCTCCAGAGGCGGTAG
- a CDS encoding glycoside hydrolase family 99-like domain-containing protein has product MEVGCYVFPHYHRSALNDVLYGPGWTEYVLLRGARPWFEGHPQPRTPLLGELDEREPSTWRRYIQLARAAGIDVFIFDWYWYGGGPVLHEALEEGLLGVGDGGGMRFAVMWTNHPWAYWFPTAGARASQGWLGEWEDGELGAYELVYDAPHGVEIWRSLSYILSRYCGHPWYWRVEGRPVVGLWDVSLLVGELGLEGTRRLLEGLRELALRLGLPGIHFHAVCQEPGVLRALGEVLAVGVDSYGLYNSVAVGASRLPISDNLPRYEDAVREVVERVWPKQAGLSALPYWPCVSPGCDDTPRHLLPRDLEHPRSWRTRPVVGETPEVFEGFVRAGVEFLQGRGGPRVLLIGSWNEWTEGHYLLPDTRLGFGMLRALQRALTS; this is encoded by the coding sequence ATGGAGGTAGGCTGTTACGTGTTTCCGCACTATCACCGCAGCGCGCTCAACGACGTGCTGTACGGGCCTGGGTGGACGGAGTACGTGCTGCTGCGGGGAGCCAGGCCGTGGTTTGAGGGGCATCCCCAGCCCAGGACGCCCCTGCTTGGGGAGCTGGACGAGCGGGAGCCCAGCACCTGGCGCAGGTACATCCAGCTGGCGAGGGCTGCCGGGATAGATGTGTTCATCTTCGACTGGTACTGGTATGGGGGAGGGCCAGTGCTGCATGAGGCTTTGGAGGAGGGTTTGTTGGGGGTGGGGGATGGTGGGGGGATGAGGTTTGCGGTGATGTGGACCAACCATCCGTGGGCCTACTGGTTCCCCACGGCCGGGGCGAGGGCCTCGCAGGGGTGGTTGGGGGAGTGGGAGGATGGGGAGCTTGGGGCGTACGAGCTGGTGTACGATGCTCCCCATGGAGTGGAGATCTGGCGGAGCCTGAGCTACATCCTGAGCAGGTACTGTGGGCATCCCTGGTACTGGCGGGTGGAGGGCAGGCCGGTGGTGGGGTTGTGGGACGTGTCGCTGCTGGTGGGGGAGCTGGGGTTGGAGGGCACGAGGAGGCTGCTGGAGGGGTTGAGGGAGCTGGCCCTCAGGTTGGGCCTGCCTGGCATCCACTTCCACGCGGTCTGCCAGGAGCCCGGGGTGCTGCGGGCGCTGGGGGAGGTGCTGGCCGTGGGCGTGGACAGCTACGGGCTGTACAACTCGGTGGCGGTGGGGGCCAGCAGGCTGCCGATCTCGGACAACCTGCCCAGGTACGAGGACGCCGTCCGGGAGGTGGTGGAGCGGGTGTGGCCCAAGCAGGCCGGGCTGTCGGCGCTGCCCTACTGGCCGTGCGTCAGCCCCGGCTGCGACGACACTCCCAGGCACCTGCTGCCGCGGGACCTGGAGCACCCGCGCAGCTGGCGGACGAGGCCGGTGGTGGGGGAGACGCCCGAGGTCTTCGAGGGGTTCGTGCGCGCTGGGGTGGAGTTCCTGCAGGGGAGGGGAGGTCCCAGGGTGCTGCTGATCGGCTCCTGGAACGAGTGGACGGAGGGCCATTACCTCCTGCCGGACACCAGGCTGGGCTTCGGCATGCTCCGAGCCCTCCAAAGAGCCCTCACCTCCTAG
- a CDS encoding LacI family DNA-binding transcriptional regulator produces MPDGEVGAAGGRDPHAARAAPTTQASRTLSRRPPMPPISLSPLVHAYEPNSRLRTLMVILLYSACRPCQDVRAARRYCGAALDFARKGFIIRITNTYYQKEGALGEVSSRNRPTQQDVARLAGVSQTTVSLVLSGPGASLVPEETRRRVLEAAERLGYVPDSNARGLRMRKTFTIASIIPDITNPFYPEVERGIQDVADQQGYDLIVYNTDGLEEKERKCLRSVLQRRVDGVVGVFFHLGANDLRPLLERGVHVVRLEPRAQETGPWPLDNLYVDSVAAARAATEYLLARGYWPIAMLSADTGPGPLRLRGYLEALSAHGLGVEADLLERSDFTEQGGYEATRRLLGRRRPRAIFAANDLMAMGALLALREAGLQVPDEVAVMGFDDIPTAKMVNPPLTTVKLFQEQLGRRAAAMLFERMRGEGPAMGRSEEMPFELVVRCSA; encoded by the coding sequence TTGCCCGACGGTGAGGTGGGGGCGGCGGGCGGACGCGACCCGCACGCGGCCAGGGCCGCGCCCACCACGCAAGCCAGCAGGACCCTGAGTAGGCGACCTCCTATGCCTCCCATCTCCCTCTCTCCGCTTGTTCATGCTTATGAACCTAATTCTCGGTTACGAACCTTGATGGTAATCTTATTGTACTCTGCGTGCCGGCCCTGTCAAGATGTGCGCGCCGCCCGCAGATATTGTGGGGCAGCGCTTGATTTCGCCCGAAAGGGGTTTATAATACGTATTACTAATACGTATTACCAAAAGGAGGGTGCGCTCGGAGAGGTGTCTTCTCGCAACCGCCCCACACAGCAGGACGTCGCCCGCCTGGCGGGGGTGTCTCAGACCACGGTATCCCTGGTGCTCAGCGGTCCGGGGGCCTCGCTCGTGCCCGAGGAGACCCGTCGTCGGGTGCTGGAGGCCGCGGAGCGCCTGGGGTACGTCCCCGACAGCAACGCCCGCGGCCTCCGCATGCGCAAGACCTTCACCATCGCCAGCATCATCCCCGATATCACCAACCCCTTCTATCCTGAGGTGGAGCGAGGGATACAGGACGTCGCCGATCAGCAGGGCTACGACCTCATCGTGTACAACACGGACGGCCTGGAGGAGAAGGAGCGCAAGTGCCTGCGCTCGGTGCTCCAGAGGAGGGTGGATGGCGTGGTGGGCGTCTTCTTCCACCTGGGGGCCAACGACCTGAGGCCCTTGCTGGAGAGAGGGGTGCACGTGGTGCGCCTGGAGCCCCGGGCCCAGGAGACCGGCCCCTGGCCCTTGGACAACCTCTATGTGGACAGCGTCGCCGCCGCCAGGGCCGCCACCGAGTACCTGCTCGCCCGCGGCTATTGGCCCATCGCGATGCTCTCCGCGGACACGGGTCCCGGCCCGCTGCGGCTGCGAGGGTATCTGGAGGCGCTGAGCGCGCACGGCTTGGGGGTGGAGGCCGACCTACTGGAGCGCTCCGACTTCACGGAGCAGGGCGGCTACGAGGCGACCAGGCGGCTGCTCGGGCGCCGGCGCCCCAGGGCGATCTTCGCGGCCAACGACCTGATGGCGATGGGCGCCCTGCTGGCCCTCAGGGAGGCCGGGCTGCAGGTGCCGGACGAGGTGGCGGTCATGGGGTTCGACGACATCCCGACGGCCAAGATGGTCAACCCTCCGCTGACCACCGTCAAGCTGTTCCAGGAGCAGCTCGGCAGGAGGGCCGCGGCGATGTTGTTCGAGCGGATGCGGGGGGAAGGCCCAGCCATGGGCCGCTCCGAGGAGATGCCTTTCGAGCTCGTGGTGAGGTGCTCCGCGTGA
- a CDS encoding carbohydrate ABC transporter permease, producing the protein MRRARSHRGILTASRREVLFGYLFISPWLVGFLVFQLGPILASVGISLTDWSLLRPPRFVGLANYRRLATDPLFFQSLKVTATYTAVSVPLGVVAALLVAVLLNRAVFGISFFRTLFYLPTVLAGVGTAVIWGWMFDPNFGVVNYVLSIFGVRGPDWLASPEWALPALIIMSFWGIGGAIVIFLAALQGVPRALYEAAEIDGAGRLAKLWYVTIPMISPVILFNVITGVISSFQTFTYAYVLTGGGPNYATLFYVLYLYENAFHWFEMGYASALAWVLFLLIIGLTILILRLSRAYVHYEGALRGR; encoded by the coding sequence ATGAGGCGGGCACGCAGCCACCGCGGCATCCTGACGGCCTCGCGCAGGGAGGTGCTGTTCGGCTACCTCTTCATCTCCCCCTGGCTCGTCGGCTTCCTCGTCTTCCAGCTGGGCCCCATCCTCGCCTCGGTGGGCATCAGCCTGACGGACTGGTCCCTGCTGCGCCCGCCGCGGTTCGTGGGGCTGGCCAACTACCGGCGGCTGGCCACCGACCCCCTGTTCTTCCAGTCGCTCAAGGTGACCGCCACCTACACGGCCGTCAGCGTCCCGCTCGGGGTGGTGGCGGCGCTGCTTGTAGCGGTCCTGCTCAACAGGGCCGTGTTCGGCATCTCCTTCTTCCGGACGCTGTTCTACCTCCCCACGGTGCTGGCGGGCGTGGGCACCGCCGTGATCTGGGGGTGGATGTTCGACCCCAACTTCGGCGTGGTGAACTACGTGCTCTCCATCTTCGGCGTGCGTGGCCCCGATTGGCTGGCCAGTCCGGAGTGGGCGCTGCCCGCGCTGATCATCATGAGCTTCTGGGGCATCGGCGGGGCGATCGTCATCTTCCTCGCGGCGCTGCAGGGGGTGCCCAGGGCCCTGTACGAGGCCGCGGAGATCGACGGCGCGGGGCGCCTCGCCAAGCTGTGGTACGTCACGATCCCCATGATCTCCCCCGTCATCCTGTTCAACGTCATCACCGGGGTCATCTCCTCGTTCCAGACTTTCACCTACGCCTACGTGCTGACGGGCGGCGGCCCCAACTACGCCACGCTCTTCTACGTCCTGTACCTGTACGAGAACGCCTTCCACTGGTTCGAGATGGGCTACGCCTCCGCGCTGGCCTGGGTGCTGTTCCTGCTCATCATCGGGCTCACGATCCTCATCCTGAGGCTGTCCCGAGCTTACGTCCACTACGAAGGGGCTCTGAGGGGACGATGA
- a CDS encoding carbohydrate ABC transporter permease, which produces MITTQAADRTKQQPRARRSPLARLLLAASTYATLLLLGLVMALPFLWMLSTALKPPGTAYSYPPQWVPDRLTLSNFPAVLHLIPFFTFLRNSVMVTGLALVGEVLSSSLVAYGFARFRFPGRDVLFLLVLATMMIPYPVTIIPTFMLFREIGWVNTFLPLIVPAFCGPAFYVFLLRQFFMTISSELDDAAKIDGASEFRIYWQILLPLAKPALATVAVFSFVANWNDFLGPLVYLSDIDKYTLALGINFLRAARAEPTDITIQMAGTLLFLLPCVLLFFLAQRLFIQGIVFTGIKG; this is translated from the coding sequence ATGATCACGACTCAGGCGGCCGACAGGACCAAGCAGCAGCCGCGAGCCAGGCGCTCCCCCCTGGCAAGGCTCCTGCTGGCCGCCAGCACCTACGCCACCCTGCTGCTGCTCGGCCTGGTGATGGCCCTGCCGTTCCTGTGGATGCTGTCCACGGCGCTCAAGCCGCCCGGCACGGCCTACTCCTATCCCCCGCAGTGGGTCCCGGACCGCCTAACGCTCTCCAACTTCCCGGCGGTGCTCCACCTCATCCCCTTCTTCACCTTCCTGCGCAACAGCGTGATGGTGACCGGGCTGGCGCTGGTGGGGGAGGTGCTCTCCTCCTCGCTGGTGGCTTACGGCTTCGCCCGCTTCAGGTTTCCCGGCCGGGACGTGCTCTTCCTGCTGGTGCTGGCCACCATGATGATCCCCTACCCCGTGACCATCATCCCGACCTTCATGCTGTTCAGGGAGATCGGCTGGGTGAACACCTTCCTGCCGCTGATCGTGCCGGCCTTCTGCGGGCCGGCGTTCTACGTGTTCCTCCTGCGCCAGTTCTTCATGACGATCAGCAGCGAGCTGGACGATGCGGCGAAGATCGACGGCGCCTCCGAGTTCCGCATCTACTGGCAGATCCTGCTGCCGCTCGCCAAGCCCGCGCTGGCCACCGTGGCGGTGTTCTCGTTCGTCGCCAACTGGAACGACTTCCTCGGCCCGCTCGTGTACCTGAGCGACATTGACAAGTACACCCTGGCGCTCGGGATCAACTTCCTGCGGGCCGCCAGGGCGGAGCCAACCGACATCACCATCCAGATGGCCGGCACCCTGCTCTTCCTCCTGCCGTGCGTCCTGCTCTTCTTCCTGGCGCAGCGCCTCTTCATCCAGGGGATAGTCTTCACCGGCATCAAGGGCTAG
- a CDS encoding beta-L-arabinofuranosidase domain-containing protein, with the protein MGVPTGYFLEETIELGVNSILARLDAARQHEPYFLVNLRSSPPRAEHASWDYCDLSGRCVDALALAGQVLGRGWGEAEEALREFLLARANPRDGLFYNAESPWSSYAADMFCQGRVLLGLVSWYLLTGSSEVEAKIAALISGLSRIAVQRADHCFYPKDVWREGRWLEGGLWNGSAPGYAAQQLIGMVRYYEATGSREALALAGKLARHFAYHSGAIAWDGTFRGHTHSGGILPATLGVLRYALAVGDEELAGWCHRVYAHARRHTTAFGWIPDGLGLDPSSTPYARTCETCALADLVELAIKLSQAGLGDHWDDMERFARNQLLENQIREVERILPPTVSAEDRVRAMLRGSFDSAALPNALLGDPEGVLEGCCTPAGVRACCLVWDAVMSRDAEGVHVHLAVSRHTPWASLVSHEPHRGELRLRAHLPERYYLRLPEWADGRQVRLTVDGQPRAVAWRGRYLDLGVAREGQTFVVTYPQPSGERVERIVGREYVVGWRGGTVTSISPAGARYPTYLRPEVGRGYEPPASAEPPAREAKVRW; encoded by the coding sequence ATGGGCGTGCCGACGGGGTACTTCCTGGAGGAGACGATCGAGCTCGGCGTCAACAGCATCCTGGCTAGGCTGGACGCCGCCCGCCAGCACGAGCCCTACTTCCTCGTCAACCTCCGGAGCTCGCCCCCTCGGGCTGAGCACGCCAGCTGGGACTACTGCGACCTGTCGGGGCGGTGCGTGGACGCGCTCGCCCTGGCAGGGCAGGTGCTCGGCCGCGGATGGGGGGAGGCCGAGGAGGCGCTGCGCGAGTTCCTGCTGGCCCGCGCCAACCCGCGCGACGGCCTGTTCTACAACGCCGAGTCCCCGTGGTCCAGCTACGCCGCCGACATGTTCTGTCAGGGACGCGTGCTCCTGGGCCTCGTGAGCTGGTACCTGCTGACCGGCTCGTCCGAGGTCGAGGCCAAGATCGCCGCACTCATCTCCGGCCTGTCACGGATCGCCGTGCAGCGGGCAGACCACTGCTTCTACCCCAAGGACGTGTGGCGGGAGGGTCGGTGGCTCGAGGGCGGGCTCTGGAACGGCTCGGCGCCGGGCTACGCCGCGCAGCAGCTCATCGGGATGGTCAGGTACTACGAGGCCACGGGCAGCCGGGAGGCCCTGGCTCTGGCCGGCAAGCTGGCGAGGCACTTCGCCTACCACAGCGGGGCGATCGCCTGGGACGGGACCTTCCGCGGGCACACGCACAGCGGGGGCATCCTGCCCGCGACGCTGGGGGTGCTGAGGTACGCCCTGGCGGTGGGGGACGAGGAGCTGGCCGGCTGGTGCCACAGGGTGTACGCCCACGCCCGGCGGCACACCACCGCCTTCGGCTGGATACCGGACGGGCTAGGCCTCGACCCCAGCAGCACTCCCTACGCCCGCACCTGCGAGACGTGCGCCCTCGCCGACCTCGTCGAGCTGGCGATCAAGCTGTCCCAGGCTGGGCTGGGCGACCACTGGGACGACATGGAGCGGTTCGCCCGCAACCAGCTCCTCGAGAACCAGATAAGGGAGGTGGAGCGCATCCTCCCGCCGACGGTGTCGGCGGAGGACCGGGTGAGGGCCATGCTGCGCGGCAGCTTCGACAGCGCCGCCCTCCCCAACGCGCTGCTTGGCGACCCAGAGGGGGTCCTCGAGGGCTGCTGCACCCCCGCGGGGGTGCGCGCCTGCTGCCTGGTGTGGGACGCGGTGATGAGCAGGGATGCCGAGGGCGTCCACGTGCACCTGGCGGTCAGCCGCCACACCCCGTGGGCCAGCCTCGTGAGCCACGAGCCCCACAGGGGGGAGCTGCGCCTGCGGGCGCACCTGCCCGAGCGCTACTACCTGCGCCTGCCGGAGTGGGCAGATGGGCGGCAGGTCCGCCTCACGGTCGACGGACAGCCCCGAGCGGTGGCCTGGCGGGGCAGGTACCTCGACCTCGGCGTCGCCCGCGAGGGCCAGACGTTCGTCGTCACCTATCCCCAGCCCTCCGGTGAGCGCGTCGAGCGGATAGTGGGCAGGGAGTACGTGGTCGGGTGGAGAGGGGGCACCGTCACCTCCATATCCCCCGCGGGGGCTCGGTACCCGACCTACCTGAGGCCGGAGGTCGGGCGAGGGTACGAGCCGCCGGCGAGCGCCGAGCCGCCGGCGAGGGAGGCGAAGGTCCGATGGTAG